In Dama dama isolate Ldn47 chromosome X, ASM3311817v1, whole genome shotgun sequence, one genomic interval encodes:
- the LOC133053105 gene encoding transcription and mRNA export factor ENY2, with amino-acid sequence MVVSKMNKDAQMRAAINQKLIETGERERLKELLRAKLIECGWKDQLKAHCKEVIKEKGLEHVTVDDLVAEITPKGRALVPDSVKKELLQRIRTFLAQHASL; translated from the coding sequence ATGGTGGTTAGCAAGATGAACAAAGATGCGCAGATGAGAGCAGCGATTAACCAAAAGTTGATAGAAACTGGAGAAAGAGAACGCCTCAAAGAGTTGCTGAGAGCTAAATTAATTGAATGTGGCTGGAAGGATCAGTTGAAGGCACACTGTAAAGAGGTAATTAAAGAAAAGGGACTAGAACACGTTACTGTTGATGACTTGGTGGCTGAAATCACACCAAAAGGCAGAGCCCTGGTACCTGACAGTGTAAAGAAGGAACTCCTACAAAGAATAAGAACATTCCTTGCTCAGCATGCCAGCCTTTAA